The genomic interval gtcggcggcgtCGTCACTGTCCGACTCGGACGCGTCGTCACTCTCCGAgtcatcgtcgccacggGGCTCGCCTCGCTTGCGTTTGGCGGAATGGGTACTCTGGGAAAAGATATCAGGGCGCCGCGTTGCGCGTCCGGATTTGCGTCTGTCTTCGGCGGGGGTTGTTGATCCCGCTTCGGGACTTGTGGGCGGGTCGTCGACCTCCATGGTGCAAGAATAAGTCGGGTAGTGAGGACAAGAGAGTGAAGGCTGGCACTAGCGGATGGAATACGCCAAGCAGGCCAGTGTTTTCGCGGCGGAGATGTGTTGCAGAAATCAAGAGTGATCCGCGCTGCGGGCGGGACGCGCGTGGGTGGCTTCGCGAGGTTCGGGGGGGATCACTGACCAGCGCGTGTCAGGACTAGGAGGGAGTGGTATAGTCGGGGCTGCTGTGAGTTCAAGCAGATTCTGCATTCGCGAATTGCAGAACAAGAGGATTGGACCAGAAGCGAGAAAACGAAGCCCtacgaggaagagggggaggCAATCCTAATGGATGGGGGATGTTGAGTCCGGGACGCGATCGTGTCTGTGGTGCCTGGGTGCCTGGGTGCCTGGGTGCTTGACTGCCTGATCGCCTGTATTCCATGGCATCAATACCCGTATGCATTCCGTCACACAGTGGGTCCGGCGTGGATCACGGGGCCGCAAGTCAGACGGAATGCCGTAATAGAAACTGCTTCACGGGCTCCAGCCAACCGTTCGACACTGGAGCCAAGGACGCTCGCTACATAATCCCCCCCCGCTTGAAACGGAGTCTGTCCACTCGGCACCACGgacaccatggccaccaaggGCCATTGACTCCAGCCCGCCTGTACCTACGCCATTCGTGGGTACATGTGACTAATGAATGGTATCATATTGCGGTATATACACCAGGGTCTGCCAGACACTATTCTGGGGTAATTCTGAACATTCTGCACAGCATCATGCTGCACCGCTCTGCTGCTGACCGCCACATGACCTGACGAGCCCCGTTGCCATTTGCGCCATTCTTGGCTGATTCTTTGACTGCCACCTCATAAACCCTCGGACTGGCCTCCCTCGGTCCCGAATACcctgttttcttttccagccATGCGACAACCGGCCATGCCTATCATCTCGCCCTTTGAGTCTTCCATCGCGAAGCCCGGCCAGGGCACCGTGGTCCTGTCCCTCCTCCCGCCCGCCAACCCAaccctcaccaccctcacctACAAATACCCATTGAAGCTAGTCCCGCGGGCACCGGGATTCGTGGGCAGCAATGGCCATGGACCGGCCTCGGAGGAGTCGAAGAGTCTCTGCCGGCCGGTGCATCTCTATCTTCTCACCTACGGCGGCGGGCTCCTGCCGGGTGACCACATCGAGGTGTCAATCACACTCgagccgaagacgaggatggtCGTGACCACGCCGCAAGGAAGCACGAAGATCTTCAAAACCGACCCCAACAACCGCGGCAACATGCCCAATGTTATCAAGGGCCATCGCAAACAAATGCCCGCTAACGAGCACCTCTCCGACATGAGCCAGCAGAGCCTGGACGTCCGGATCGGCCGCCAAGCCGCCCTGTGCTACTTGCCGGACCCCTCGGTGCCCTTCCAGCACAGCCGCTACGCCCAAATACAGACCTTTACCGTGGATGCCACCGCCAAGGGCGACCAGCGCAGCAGCCTGTGCGTGCTCGACTGGGTGACACAGGGCCGCACGTCGCGCGGAGAGGACTGGAACTTTCGTTCCTGGCGGGGCCGGAACGAAGTCTGGGCCACCGACGAGAAGACGGGCAAAACGCGACTTTTGCTGCGAGATTCGGTCATcctggacgacgaggatgaagaccTCAacagcgacgaagacgaagacgaagaagacgacgacgaggaggaggagggcaCCGCCACCGATCTCGGTAGGGACAGCCACTCCCCTCGTGTCGACACTCCGCCACCGCAGGCCGGCCTGGCGCCCATGAACATCCTCCAGGAACGGACGCGGCCGCACGGCGTTCTCGGCACGCTGATCCTGTCCGGGCCTGTATACGACGATCTCGGTTCCTTCCTCATGCACCAATTCAACTCGCAGCCGCGTATCGGCAGCCGGAATTGGTCGGCAACTGCCCCGGCCTCTGCACTGGAGCCCTCGCTCAGCGCAAAGAACAACGTCACCTGGACCGCGGCGCGCGTGCGTGCCGGGTTCGTGCTTGTCAAATTCGGCGCTAAGGACTTCGAGACCGCCAAGCACTGGCTGGGCGGACTGCTCCGCGAGGAAGGCACTGTGGTGCGCGAGTTTGGCGAAGAAGCCTTGTTTAGTTTATGAGTTCTTCCTCGTTGTTTCTgatctctctccttctctccttctctctctctctctccttctctccttctctctctctctctctctctctcttcttgctggCGCAGGGCTGAAAAAAGAGTGTCCAAGTCTTAACCCGATGATACCCACGATGTGGTCCAATTCCAAGCGGTGTTGGCTTTTATTTCCTCCACTAAATCTGCTTTTTGAACATGTGCatttgtgttttgttttgtcTAGCATTTAATTGTTTTGATTTTCGGAACATTGTCAACAATGTTGTTCCATGCAGGCCACATAACGTCCTTTGGGACTGGCTTGCTGGAGAGGGAGTTCGTGGAGTCTAATAGTCCGTGAGTGCCAAGTgctggccgacgacggcgactGGGATAAGTAACGAGGACATGCATGCATTGCAGCAATTTCAATTTAATTTTCATCACACCATCACACCATGGATTCCATCGAGGCATAAGAAGATCATTCTAATATCAACTTCGTAGTCTATCGTAAAAACAAAGCCAAGGTATCACGGATATCAAAATATAAAAAACGACCCAGATCAATAACGCCAGccaaaaaacaaagaacgcaagaaacaaaagaacgCAATTCCAAGCAGTAAGATCATTCATCAAccataaaaaaaaagaccaggATATAGACCCCAAGATCGATCAAAGCCACCAATCAAAAACACGAATCTTCCAATCCCCCTTCGTAGCCGCGACCAAATCATCCACATTCAATATATCAACCCCCTCCTGCACGAGAATGCGCCAGATGTGATTACGCAGACTCCGCGGCCAGCTGGGCAGCGCCCAATACCGCACCTTCAAGCCATGCGCATGCGCGACGCGGATCTGCGTCCGGAGACGGGTCATTTGGCTCTCCGTGAAATGGAATGGCCAGGGGAAGCCGATGGCTGTTTCGAACGAGACCGAGGCGTAGTAGCTGTTCGTGGTGTTGAATGTGTGGGCTGTTATCACGGCCGGCATGCCGGATACGCCTTGGCCCTTGTCTGGAGAGCGGGGGGTCATGAAGGGATCGGAGGCGGTTTGTGCAGACGAGGTCGTATTGTTCTTGTTActgtcgtcgacgagcttgtCGAGCGGGGCGTCGAAGAAAATATCCCGGTAGCTCGAGTTGGCCATGACGAGATCAAAGGGCGTATTCCCCGTTCCGATGACGGTGATGGGACCACTGACGACCTCGCGGCCATTGAAATGGGTTAGATAGCCGCGGTCGCGCAGCGGGGCGAGCTCCTTCACGACAGCCGGCCAGGTCGCTGCGCCGTCCGTCTTGAAGTCAACCAGCAGGACCAGCGTTTGGGCCGGGTCGGTATCGAAGACGCCGTTCAGCGGACGGCCGTTGACTCGCGGCTGGAACCTGGTGACGGGGTTCTGGTGCTCGAGAATCGTGACCAGCGGATCGATGTACATCGACCGCAGGGTGCGGCGCCAGGTCAGCGCGGACCGCGTGTGGCCGACGTAtagctcgtcgtcgtcgaagaacCAGACGTCGGCCTCGACGCTGATGCAGCCCGCTTGCAGGGCGGAGTACAGCGGGACTCGCCGCCAGTAGTCGTTGTGCGAGTGGCACGCCACGGGGACGATGTCCCGCGAGATATCCGTCGGCCAGTGCGCGATGTCCTCCACGATGTGGCCCTCGTCGACATACTTCCAGGTTTGCGCGGCGCGGTCGTATTCATCTGGGAAGAAGCTGAGGACGATGCCGAAGGCGAGTGAGATGAACTGGACGATGCCCCTGATCATTGCGCTGTTAGTTTTGTAGCATTTTTGATTTTCCTGCGAGGAAGTGCAGAAAGGAATAAGTTAGGTACCCACAGCAAAATGAAGAACACACGGCATGCGCGGCCCAGATACCGCCTCCATCGACACCACCACGAGAGAATCTCCCGCAATGGCGGCTCATCCTTGTACCCATACTCAAGGGAGGGAGTCCAAGCTTGACGCGATCGACTGGCAGGCTGCCCCTCGCCCCCCTCTCGTTCTGATGGATGTTCATCGAGGACGTCTGTATAAGTGTCAAAGGGGAACTCGAGCAGACAAgccgtcgacgacgagcccTGAGGCGGTATTTGCTGCACAGCCGGCGCCATGATGGTGCTGAGAAAGGGAGTACAGTACCATTCTTATGATGGTTTCCCGTCCGTCTTGCCTCTTGGTTTATCCATGGTCTGATCTACCGGCGAAGCATGCCCCGACTCCGTTGGCCCTGATAGGCCAGGACCGTGGAACGTGACCGGCCAAACCCTCAGGGACGAACCAAGTCCGCGTGTGATGGACTGCAGTGGTCGGATAGGGCCAGCGATCAATTGGAGGATGATCGACTGCAGTAGGAAAACTGGGAAGagacgaaaaaaagaagaaaatataTGCTAAGGGACTATGTACATGCAACGGCCAGAAACGCCCacgttttttttttttgggttggATGGTCGGATAGTAGCAGGCCAAGAGCCACTCactcatcctcctccttctgcagaGATTTGACATACGCCGCAGCGCgcgccttgatctcctcgaccatcttctcatcgccCTCCCCGGCAGCAGCCCGCTTCTCCTCAAAGGCCAGCCACTTCTTGAACAGGAATCGAGCCTGCTTGGGCTTGAGCTTCTTGCTTTCGTCCACGCTAATGGCGGCGCCACCCTTCTTGCCGCTCTGCAGGCCGAGGACCCGCTCAAACAGGCGGCGGACCTGCTCCGCATCGCCCGCCTTGATCTCTAGGTCGAGAAGTACGTTCCACAGGTCAATGCGCTTGGGGAACGAGGATAGCAGGCCCTCGAACACGGTGCGGCCGCGTTCAATGTCGCCGTTCGGGGAGCGGAATTCCAGTTGTCCAAACTTGGTGGTCGTCTCGACGTGAGTGTGCTTTGGCAGGGACTGGATGGCGCGTGGCAGAAGAGCCCGGCCACGCTGCGGTGCGGCCATCgtgtcgaagaggaaggtgGCGAAGTTGAGGAAGAACTTGGGGGATTGGGTggagatcttcttcttgagaGCTGCCCCGAAGAGCTCATCCGCTTTCTGTAGAGAATGATTTGTTAGCAATGAATTCCGTAGCGAGCAGGTGTGCGGGGAGAAGGAGTCGGTGCATACCTCGTTCTTGCCGGACTGGATGTAGATGCTGATCATCCGCTCGTAAATCTCCTGCGGTTCGTTGTATTGGCACGCGCGCTTGAAGACGTCCTCGAGGCTGTCATCATTGCCATAGGTGTTCTCCAAGTTCAGCAGCGCAACCCAGACATTAAGCTTCTCGGCATCCTGgcccatggtgatggtgcgcAGCGCACGCTCGGCAATGGCGCGGGCCTTTTCGACTTCGCCCAGTTCCAGCTGGAACGCCATGTACTGCAGCCACAGAAGAGACGAGTCAGGCtcgcccagaagaagacgctCGTAATCCGCGACAGACTGTGGGCCGTTGGCATCCAGATCGCCGGTGCGGTCGACTTGGATCTCAGGCTTgcggttcttcttctttttcttcgtctgctcctcgtcgctgtctGAAGCGGCGGCCTGAGCCTCGTCATTTTGGACGTTGCCGCTCC from Penicillium psychrofluorescens genome assembly, chromosome: 5 carries:
- a CDS encoding uncharacterized protein (ID:PFLUO_007600-T1.cds;~source:funannotate), whose protein sequence is MAPAVQQIPPQGSSSTACLLEFPFDTYTDVLDEHPSEREGGEGQPASRSRQAWTPSLEYGYKDEPPLREILSWWCRWRRYLGRACRVFFILLGIVQFISLAFGIVLSFFPDEYDRAAQTWKYVDEGHIVEDIAHWPTDISRDIVPVACHSHNDYWRRVPLYSALQAGCISVEADVWFFDDDELYVGHTRSALTWRRTLRSMYIDPLVTILEHQNPVTRFQPRVNGRPLNGVFDTDPAQTLVLLVDFKTDGAATWPAVVKELAPLRDRGYLTHFNGREVVSGPITVIGTGNTPFDLVMANSSYRDIFFDAPLDKLVDDSNKNNTTSSAQTASDPFMTPRSPDKGQGVSGMPAVITAHTFNTTNSYYASVSFETAIGFPWPFHFTESQMTRLRTQIRVAHAHGLKVRYWALPSWPRSLRNHIWRILVQEGVDILNVDDLVAATKGDWKIRVFDWWL
- a CDS encoding uncharacterized protein (ID:PFLUO_007599-T1.cds;~source:funannotate), whose amino-acid sequence is MRQPAMPIISPFESSIAKPGQGTVVLSLLPPANPTLTTLTYKYPLKLVPRAPGFVGSNGHGPASEESKSLCRPVHLYLLTYGGGLLPGDHIEVSITLEPKTRMVVTTPQGSTKIFKTDPNNRGNMPNVIKGHRKQMPANEHLSDMSQQSLDVRIGRQAALCYLPDPSVPFQHSRYAQIQTFTVDATAKGDQRSSLCVLDWVTQGRTSRGEDWNFRSWRGRNEVWATDEKTGKTRLLLRDSVILDDEDEDLNSDEDEDEEDDDEEEEGTATDLGRDSHSPRVDTPPPQAGLAPMNILQERTRPHGVLGTLILSGPVYDDLGSFLMHQFNSQPRIGSRNWSATAPASALEPSLSAKNNVTWTAARVRAGFVLVKFGAKDFETAKHWLGGLLREEGTVVREFGEEALFSL